In the genome of Brachypodium distachyon strain Bd21 chromosome 3, Brachypodium_distachyon_v3.0, whole genome shotgun sequence, the window AAATCAAGACAAGATGAGTCTACAACCTAATAaattatactactccctccgtccaacaaaaaatgtctcaagtttgtcaaaatttgaatatatctaaacatgatttagtgtatagatgcattcaaatgagacatcatttgttggacggagggagtactccattctataattcttgtcgaaatattacatgtatctagacgttttttagatagatacattcatttttagcATTTTTAGGTAAAATTGAGACAATTTAAGTATCGGTGCGGTCAAGTCTCCACGCTCCATCTGCGACCAATCATGCGAGGCGATGATCTCAACCGTCAAAATCCCCACATCTCGTCCACAGCAAAAGACCTTTTCCTCTCCACACTCCCGTAGCTttctttcctcttcctccctccgCGATCCCGTTCTCTCGCACGCTGCTGCTCTCACTCACGCGCTGCGCTACCCAACTACGCAAGCTCCAATCAAGCCCGATGTGGCGCTAAAATCTCCTCTACAGCCCACCGCCGCGGTTCCCGTAGCTCGGCTgcaccgccggcgcctcctcaATCCCCCAACAGCTCCGCCTctcacgcgcatcgcccccatCGCCCGTCCTGTTCTACCCAGTCGCGTAAAACCCCCTGCGTTTTCCACCCCGTCCGCAATCGTTGACGTTGAATTTCTGAGGTATGAACTTTTTTGGCTATGCAGCAATTTCCGAGTCTCAAACCAACTTCTTTTGATTTTCGGTTTGTACCAGCTCACCATCTAGATCTGGCCCTGAACCTTGGGTCTTGCAGGGGGGGTTGGCTGGCGAGATGAGCCGTGGGCGGTCTCCGGAGCCGCTGGATTTCTTCATCTGGACTGTCGAGGTGATAATCTGTAGTGTCGGTGGTTTTCGTCTCTCTTTCAACTGTTACTTGAGTGCTACTTTGATTGAAATTTAGTGTACTCCTTTATTTATGTTATACAGTCGATAGATTCTGCAGCTTGCTCTGAACTAAGATAATTTATGGTTGTGGGATTATCATAGGAGGAAACATGGTTTGCTTATCTAAAAGGAAACCTTACCGCAGGAGATTGTATCTGGTATCCCTTTATTTCTTTGTATCTAATAAGGTTATATACAAACCGCTTAATCATAGTAGAAAATAACAAATCATTCACGACAGTTCAGTTGACCACTCATCCAACCATGGGCAGATTCTACACGAGCTTGGAGTTCAGCAAAGCAACATTGGGCCTTAATTTGGGTTGTATTGTGTTGACCCTGTGCTGGTTCTTCATCGAGATTGGATTGTGTTCAGCGAGGCTGCGTCGACCGCCGGTGGTGGATGAGTTCACTGTTGAAGCggatgacgacgatgacgaggagATGCTGCCGCCGCACGAGCCATTTTGCCGAAACAGTAAGAGCTCTAAAGGTTTGTCCTCGTGCCTTAGTGTGGTAATTAAATTAGTGAAACTACCATGTGATAATTTTGGGTGTTCTGTTCAGGAGTTGAAGCCTGAGATATTGGTGGAGTGTCTAACTTCAGATTTTCTAGGTGACCTGGAGGGGGTTGCATCTTTGGCGAACTCCGGTCTAGATGTGTATGCCCACAATATTGAAACTGTGAGGAGTCTGCAGAGAGTAGTTAGAGATCCTCGAGCAGGGTAATGTGCTTCTCTGTCTTTTCATGTTGCTCTGTCTATTCTGGAATTTGAAATTCTACTATATGGtcccaaaaaatattttgctGTTGAAGGGACAAGAGTTTTTCTAATATAATATCGAATAAGTATAGTATGAAAATATCTATCATGATGGAttaaataaaactaatttagaatcGTAGATGTTGATAGATTGTTTTATAAACCtggtcaaagtttgacttaggaaaAAGTTAGGACTTATTACATTtgggaacagaggtagtagaAGATAATTTTGCATTTATTCTTGCCAATGTGATTATTCTTAGCTTGATCATTGACTGTAAACCCATTTCCATCATGATTGCTCTGTTCATATTTAAGTTGGCACTTGAGATGAGAGATGAGATCATGGGTGCATAATTAATCCGGTGGTTTAAATTTTCCTCCGTTTAATTCTGTTATTCAGGGTTTGAGCtaagcattttttttgcttgctgCTTAGCTACGGTTGAGTGCTTGAATTTCATTTCTATGTTTACATGCATATCATGTTATTTTTGTAAGTTTACAGTTTAACCATAAATTTAGAGTACTAAGACACATAAAACCAATCAGGCAATGAATTAACTTTAGTCTAAAGCTGGCCTTAAAAGTTGTTCAGAATATAGTCGAATACTTTCTTTTGTATAGCATAGATAGTCAGATGCAATTAGCAGATGGTTGTTCATCAACTTAGTAAGGTATATTGATTTCAGCGTGGCATTAGCATATAGTTACCAATTTTATCTTGTGGTACATTGTATAGTGGCCAATATTACCAGCAAGATAAAGACATGAGTTGGTTGATCTCTTCTCTACATCAGATATATAGCAGGAggtaaattttattttctgatcTGGTTCCAGTGTTAGAAGCTGATTTTTGATATACTCCTACTGTGCATATTTCCTATTTTGTTCTAGCAAAATATGTATATTCTGTGCTGTTAGAGTGAATAACTCAATGCAGCATCTGTGAATCAACGCACCATATAGtttagtttttatttttcatccaCTCAGTTGGTGATTTTGATGACTTGTTGCAGATACTTGTTACGGCGAAGTGCTTTGGAATTATTTATGGTAGATAGGTCAAATTTCTTCTTTGATTTCAGGGTATGACCTTTACGAACCTCTACTCTATAGTTTGAATTCCATGCATGACACAGCTGAATATATAATGATGATTGGCAGTAATCCATGTTATCTTCTTCAGAGAGCCAAGCAAATCCTTAAAAGAACTCAATTGATGGAGCGCTGGGCTAACTGGGAGGTACACAAGCactaaatatgttttttttcttccatgttTGTTGGTAGTTTCAAGATCTAAGTATGTCCAATTTCTTCAGATTAGCAATTTTGAGTACTTGATGGAACTGAACACTCTTGCTGGTCGCAGTTATAATGACATAACTCAGGTCAGCTTACTGCACAAATGTATTTCTAGTCTAAATAAATGTCTGATAAAGTAACCTGTGATTCGAATAATCTTTATGCTTGTGCAGTATCCTGTTTTCCCTTGGATAATACCTGATTACCAATCCAAAGTGTTGAATCTTGATGATCCTTCTACGTACCGAGATCTTTCAAAGGTTGATCTACACCTGTTGTTGCATCAGTTATTTCGCCAATTTCTTAAACTGTTAACCATAACGGATATTATTGATGCAGCCAATTGGAGCACTAAAGGATCATACCTTAGTTGGAGATGGATTGATTGGTTTTTGTTCAACTTGCAGGGGCGTGGATCGTTTCTGGAAAGCAGATGATGGATGGGACTCTCCTCAGCGTGTCTCACGGTACGTAATCGATCTCTTCCTGGGGTGGGCGAAGCGAGCGTGGAAAGTGATGATCGATCTATTCCTGGGGCCTTCCTGCAAGGTAaaattctctctttttctcacCAAAAAGAACAGAAGCAGCAAGGAACAGCATATTTAGGCACTgtctgacgtggatttgtacaaATCCACATTACTTATTTCGGGGCGGAGGGTGTATTACTAATGCTACTATCGTTGAAAGTGAGACCACTCGTTTACCATATTTAATTTAGCCCAATACTGTCATAACAAGAGGCATAATATAACCAAACAGAAATAGGAAGACCCACACCAATTGCATACCCAATACCACAATAAGCCACAACATCATATCCTGATTCCTTACAAGGTTGTCCTAAGAGGGAGCATACAGAATCTGCTCCTGTAATCTACAAGTAGGGCATCATGGCATTGCGCATTATTTCTAAGACCAGATAACTTGTCCAAATTCAAGAGCGGGCACACAAAATCTGCTCCGGTATCTACAAACAGGGCATCACGGCAATGTTTCTAAGACCAGATGATTTGTCCTAATTCGAGAGGGAAAGTACAAAATCTGCTAGTGTAATCTACAAGCAGGGTGTCAAGACATTGTTTGTAAGACCAGACCAGATGTTTTGTCGTAATGCAAGGGGATGCTGGCTCGTGAGCATACAAAACTTGAGACAGACCAGAAAGCACCAAACTATCAACTAGtaaaacagcagcagcacatcACCAAAAGGGGAGGTGAACATGAGGGGTATACCTTGACGTAGGACGCCGTCGATCTGGATGGAGACGTTGTCCTTGGTGATGGCGGACTGGTCGGGCCAAACCTCCGGTGCCGATAACGCTATCTCGCCCCACCGTGTGTACCGTCGGATCCAGCTGTGCGCTGCATCGGAGGGCCCAGAAAAAGAGCCGGCTTGTGAAGTGTGAACCCTGTGCGTGTGATGTGACTAATTTCCTAGGCCTGTTGGTCTGTACAGGGACGTCTTGTCTTGTCGCATGGCCCACAACCGTGGCAGGCTGCCTGTACTTGTGAGCAAGATGTTAGTGCTGCAAGATATTTTTACTTCACTCCCCCGtctacttcttcttctcggtaGTCGTGTTCCTCCATTGCTgcctctcttttctctttctttgttctttttgttCCTCCACTTTTCAGGATTCTTTACCTTTATTGGAGTATAGATTTGTGAATCGGTACTGCCTCCCCACACCGCCTCCGTTTTAATCTCGATGCACTTTCTTTCTTCAATCTCGTCGCGTACATGTACTCGAGGAGCATGAGCCGACAGGTTCGATTTGCTGCGAAATATTCATGAATCTGTATATATTGTGCCGCGCATGATGTATTTTCTTGTATGTTTTAGGATTGTGTCCTCGTTTTATTTTGGAAGTTTTTGTTTCCAAGCATAGATGAGTCTTTCAAAGGTACGGATCTCGTTCCGGCTAAAGTACTTCCatgatttttttctgaaaacgTACATTAGTTTGAATCCACTACCATGAGCACTTTCTTTAAGAATGTACTATCCAGTACTGCAATTGTACAAGTAATTAGAAAGTTCTGTACATGAGTTTGAGTTCTTGAAAGGTACGGATCTTGTTCTGGCCTATGTAGTTCTATAAATTTTTCTAAATGAACTATCCAGTACTGGACTTGTACAAGTAATTAGAAAGTTCTGTACATGATGTACAAGTACTTGTTTAGTAACAGGGCATGGATCTCGTTCTGGCCTCTGTTTTAAAATCTACTATCGGCCAGTACTGTGCTTGTTCAACTAATTTCGGAAATTTCCTGCCAAAGTATTTTGGGATAACTTAATGGGTACTTCTACTTACCCTCCCCAAAGTACTTGGGTCGTTTATTAGGTAACTCCATTATGGACAATTTCAGTACCTGAGGAGTAATGCCAGTACTCAAGTACTTTCTGTCCAATAAATGCTATCGTACTACCAATTGGGTACATCCAGTACTCTAAGTAATTTGTTTCTTATACTTATAATATCTTCTTTCATTTATACTATTGGATTAGTAGTACATCTTTGTTCTCCCCATTGCAGACAGTGCAattgctttttttctttccactgTCACCAAATGTACTAACTAATCCCTCACTTGTAAGTTACGAAGCAGCAGGCACATATGTGTATACTTGTACTTTTCATTCTAGTAAGTCTTAATGTGTACTATCTTCCTTCAATACACGTACATGTAGTGCTACTCTCAATTTAACCACTTATTTCCCATTATAACCAGACTCTGAACAATAACAATATGTTAATTACAGATGTACTTGTACTTTTATAATTTCAAACATCATATGAGTTACATTGATTGATACAGGCAGCTAGCGAGTATGCGACAGAATACAATAGCAATGAGGACAGTCTTCAACTTATAGGTCAGCGACATCGAGAACATCAACAGATTATCAAGAAGTTTAATGAAGTGAAGAGGCAGTGTATTAGGGAGATAGGATTTGGTTGGACACTTGAGGTGCCACTATGAAGATGTACTGGCCTCGCATGTTACTACTTCTCAGTTTGTATGGATTTGGCTTTCTTTCAGTTCGGAACTTTAACTTCAGCTCTCTTTGTGTTCTTCCATATAAGACCATGGATTTAGTATAAGGTACATATGAAAGTACTATgtaccttcttcttgttcgGTATAAATTAACTACATCTGACTTTGTTGTTGTGTACAATATTGTTCTTCCATGTACTTTACTTCTTACATAATTAGATGAATCCTGTTCAACCAAAAAAACTCGAAGAGTCAATAAGATGTGCAAA includes:
- the LOC100827088 gene encoding uncharacterized protein LOC100827088 isoform X1 produces the protein MISTVKIPTSRPQQKTFSSPHSRSFLSSSSLRDPVLSHAAALTHALRYPTTQAPIKPDVALKSPLQPTAAVPVARLHRRRLLNPPTAPPLTRIAPIARPVLPSRVKPPAFSTPSAIVDVEFLSSPSRSGPEPWVLQGGLAGEMSRGRSPEPLDFFIWTVEEETWFAYLKGNLTAGDCIWYPFISLYLIRFYTSLEFSKATLGLNLGCIVLTLCWFFIEIGLCSARLRRPPVVDEFTVEADDDDDEEMLPPHEPFCRNSKSSKGDLEGVASLANSGLDVYAHNIETVRSLQRVVRDPRAGGQYYQQDKDMSWLISSLHQIYSRRYLLRRSALELFMVDRSNFFFDFRRAKQILKRTQLMERWANWEISNFEYLMELNTLAGRSYNDITQYPVFPWIIPDYQSKVLNLDDPSTYRDLSKGRGSFLESR
- the LOC100827088 gene encoding uncharacterized protein LOC100827088 isoform X4; translation: MSRGRSPEPLDFFIWTVEEETWFAYLKGNLTAGDCIWYPFISLYLIRFYTSLEFSKATLGLNLGCIVLTLCWFFIEIGLCSARLRRPPVVDEFTVEADDDDDEEMLPPHEPFCRNSKSSKGDLEGVASLANSGLDVYAHNIETVRSLQRVVRDPRAGGQYYQQDKDMSWLISSLHQIYSRRYLLRRSALELFMVDRSNFFFDFRRAKQILKRTQLMERWANWEISNFEYLMELNTLAGRSYNDITQYPVFPWIIPDYQSKVLNLDDPSTYRDLSKGRGSFLESR
- the LOC100827088 gene encoding uncharacterized protein LOC100827088 isoform X3; translation: MISTVKIPTSRPQQKTFSSPHSRSFLSSSSLRDPVLSHAAALTHALRYPTTQAPIKPDVALKSPLQPTAAVPVARLHRRRLLNPPTAPPLTRIAPIARPVLPSRVKPPAFSTPSAIVDVEFLSSPSRSGPEPWVLQGGLAGEMSRGRSPEPLDFFIWTVEEETWFAYLKGNLTAGDCIWYPFISLYLIRFYTSLEFSKATLGLNLGCIVLTLCWFFIEIGLCSARLRRPPVVDEFTVEADDDDDEEMLPPHEPFCRNSKSSKGDLEGVASLANSGLDVYAHNIETVRSLQRVVRDPRAGGQYYQQDKDMSWLISSLHQIYSRRYLLRRSALELFMVDRSNFFFDFR
- the LOC100827088 gene encoding uncharacterized protein LOC100827088 isoform X2: MISTVKIPTSRPQQKTFSSPHSRSFLSSSSLRDPVLSHAAALTHALRYPTTQAPIKPDVALKSPLQPTAAVPVARLHRRRLLNPPTAPPLTRIAPIARPVLPSRVKPPAFSTPSAIVDVEFLSSPSRSGPEPWVLQGGLAGEMSRGRSPEPLDFFIWTVEEETWFAYLKGNLTAGDCIWYPFISLYLIRFYTSLEFSKATLGLNLGCIVLTLCWFFIEIGLCSARLRRPPVVDEFTVEADDDDDEEMLPPHEPFCRNSKSSKGDLEGVASLANSGLDVYAHNIETVRSLQRVVRDPRAGYLLRRSALELFMVDRSNFFFDFRRAKQILKRTQLMERWANWEISNFEYLMELNTLAGRSYNDITQYPVFPWIIPDYQSKVLNLDDPSTYRDLSKGRGSFLESR